The following are encoded together in the Rhodothermales bacterium genome:
- a CDS encoding phosphoglycerate kinase: MPIVSVSDIDLTGKRALIRVDFNVPLREDETGRRHVSDDTRIRAAIPTIKKVIESKGKAILMSHLGRPKGAPDPKYSLAPVAEHLEHLLGSPVRFASHLTGGAIKEAIERMPAGGVILLENTRFYPGETKNDPALSAELAELADVYINDAFGSAHRAHASTEGVARLVPQAVMGLLLEREISYLGRVLDTPDHPFVAVLGGAKVSDKIGVIESLLKKVDYLLIGGAMTYTFLKARGVAIGKSLYEEDKLEEARKLLREAGDRIVLPSDHLVAAEFKNEAAHHVAIGAIDGDFMGMDIGPATVQSYRDLLLKARTVVWNGPMGVFEMPNFARGTLAIAETLAEATEKGALTVVGGGDSVAAITQMGFEDRVSHVSTGGGAMLEFLEGITLPGVAVLNTKP, translated from the coding sequence ATGCCTATTGTATCAGTATCCGATATCGACCTGACGGGCAAACGCGCGCTGATTCGGGTCGACTTCAACGTCCCGCTCCGCGAGGACGAAACCGGCCGGCGCCACGTGTCGGACGATACGCGCATCCGCGCGGCCATTCCCACCATCAAAAAGGTGATCGAGAGCAAGGGGAAGGCGATCCTGATGAGCCACCTCGGCCGGCCCAAGGGGGCTCCAGATCCCAAATACAGCCTCGCCCCGGTAGCGGAGCACCTGGAGCACCTGCTCGGCTCGCCCGTCCGCTTCGCCTCGCATCTGACGGGTGGGGCGATCAAGGAAGCCATCGAGCGGATGCCCGCCGGCGGCGTAATCCTCCTGGAAAACACCCGGTTTTACCCCGGCGAGACCAAAAACGACCCTGCCCTCTCGGCCGAACTCGCCGAGCTGGCGGATGTCTATATCAACGACGCGTTCGGCTCGGCCCACCGCGCGCACGCCTCTACCGAAGGCGTCGCCCGGCTGGTGCCACAGGCCGTCATGGGGCTCCTCCTCGAACGCGAAATCTCGTACCTGGGCCGCGTCCTCGACACGCCCGACCATCCGTTTGTGGCGGTCCTCGGCGGCGCCAAGGTGTCGGATAAGATCGGCGTCATCGAGTCGCTCCTGAAAAAAGTCGACTACCTGCTCATCGGCGGCGCGATGACCTATACCTTCCTCAAGGCGCGGGGCGTCGCGATCGGCAAGTCGCTCTATGAAGAGGATAAACTCGAGGAAGCCCGCAAGCTCCTTCGCGAGGCCGGCGATCGTATCGTGCTGCCCTCCGACCATCTCGTGGCCGCCGAGTTCAAGAACGAGGCCGCGCACCATGTCGCGATCGGCGCCATCGACGGCGACTTTATGGGGATGGATATCGGGCCGGCGACGGTGCAGTCCTACCGCGACCTCCTGCTTAAGGCACGCACGGTCGTCTGGAACGGGCCGATGGGCGTGTTCGAGATGCCTAACTTCGCGCGGGGCACACTCGCCATCGCCGAGACGCTCGCCGAAGCCACCGAAAAAGGCGCACTGACCGTCGTCGGCGGCGGCGACTCGGTGGCAGCCATCACGCAAATGGGCTTCGAGGACCGCGTCAGCCACGTATCGACCGGCGGCGGCGCCATGCTCGAATTTCTCGAAGGCATCACGCTGCCCGGCGTTGCGGTGCTGAACACCAAACCCTGA
- a CDS encoding ABC transporter ATP-binding protein, whose product MPAPEPIRIEGLTKTYRTALSRRSVRALDALTLQVGRGEIFGLLGPNGAGKTTLIKILLGVVRPSAGSATLFDLPVHLPQARQSIGYLPENHRFPDVFTAESLLTVYGRMGGVSPALLRERIPRLLALTGMTDWRKARIRTFSKGMMQRLGLAQALLNDPQIIFLDEPTDGVDPIGRREIRDILSTLKGEGKTIFLNSHLLSEVERLCDRIAILNKGSLVYEGNLENVGKVSVAYDITCAPIPEPLFVELAARFALTAGAPDLTGLARYHVEDLPLDRLNELIDRLRGAGITIQALLPQRRSLEDAFIQLLSVEGSIGGVRA is encoded by the coding sequence ATGCCGGCACCCGAACCGATCCGCATCGAAGGCCTCACCAAAACCTACCGCACGGCGCTCTCACGCCGCTCCGTGCGCGCCCTTGACGCGCTCACGCTGCAGGTAGGCCGCGGCGAGATCTTCGGCTTGCTGGGTCCTAATGGCGCCGGCAAGACAACGCTCATCAAGATCCTCCTGGGGGTGGTGCGGCCGTCCGCCGGCAGCGCCACCCTCTTCGATCTTCCGGTCCACCTCCCCCAAGCCCGACAATCGATCGGTTATCTCCCCGAAAACCACCGCTTCCCGGATGTCTTCACCGCCGAGAGCCTGCTCACCGTCTACGGACGTATGGGCGGCGTTTCGCCGGCTCTCCTCCGGGAACGCATCCCCCGGCTGCTGGCGCTGACGGGGATGACCGACTGGCGCAAGGCCCGCATCCGCACGTTTTCCAAGGGGATGATGCAGCGTCTCGGACTAGCCCAGGCCCTGCTCAACGACCCGCAGATCATCTTCCTGGACGAGCCGACCGACGGCGTGGACCCCATCGGCCGGCGGGAGATTCGGGATATCCTGTCGACGCTCAAGGGCGAAGGCAAAACCATCTTCCTGAACTCGCACCTCCTCTCGGAGGTCGAGCGCTTGTGCGACCGCATCGCCATCCTCAACAAAGGCTCGCTCGTGTACGAGGGTAACCTCGAAAACGTCGGCAAAGTGAGCGTCGCCTACGACATCACCTGCGCGCCGATCCCGGAGCCCTTGTTCGTGGAACTCGCGGCCAGGTTCGCGCTCACCGCTGGCGCGCCCGATCTCACCGGCCTGGCGCGGTACCATGTGGAAGATCTGCCGCTGGACCGACTCAACGAGTTGATCGACCGCCTCCGCGGCGCCGGCATCACCATTCAGGCCCTCCTCCCCCAGCGGCGCTCTCTCGAGGACGCGTTTATCCAGTTGCTGTCGGTCGAGGGTTCGATCGGAGGGGTCCGCGCATGA
- a CDS encoding ABC transporter permease subunit: MIGVFLLTIKELIARKITIGLFIVITVIWGVLSLALQLDIIEGSLAGLRIMGQSTPVTNQSTDPSTGEQIEDILSLEKVVFEVQRIIAGVCYWLGILLALFATAPMISHLLERGRVDLLLSKPIHRIGILGGHVGGVLVIMCAMAIYLFLMVWIVMSVKSGIWNPYFLGSLVIVCAVFATMYSVVLLIGVWIQNTAISLLVSYGLIFLSLILSLRDQLLLQLHPAGRITFEILYHILPNFAEVTMIVVQLAAGEDVTAWYPLISTLLFGAVVYGAAGYLFVRRDY; this comes from the coding sequence ATGATCGGCGTCTTTTTGTTGACCATCAAGGAGCTGATCGCGCGAAAGATCACGATCGGCCTGTTTATCGTCATCACCGTCATCTGGGGCGTGTTGTCGCTGGCCCTCCAGCTGGATATCATCGAGGGCTCGCTGGCCGGATTGCGTATCATGGGGCAGTCGACCCCGGTAACCAATCAATCCACCGACCCATCGACCGGAGAACAGATCGAGGACATCCTGTCGCTCGAGAAGGTGGTGTTCGAGGTCCAGCGCATCATCGCCGGCGTGTGTTACTGGTTGGGCATCCTGCTGGCCCTTTTCGCCACGGCCCCGATGATCTCCCATCTCCTGGAACGCGGGCGGGTCGATCTGCTGCTATCGAAGCCCATCCATCGGATAGGCATCCTCGGCGGCCATGTCGGCGGAGTGCTTGTTATCATGTGCGCGATGGCGATCTATCTTTTTTTGATGGTGTGGATCGTGATGTCGGTTAAATCGGGCATCTGGAATCCCTATTTCCTGGGCTCGCTGGTCATTGTTTGCGCCGTGTTCGCCACCATGTACAGCGTCGTGCTGCTGATCGGGGTGTGGATCCAGAATACAGCCATCTCGCTGCTGGTGAGTTACGGCCTCATCTTTTTGTCCCTCATTCTGTCGCTGCGCGATCAGTTGCTGCTTCAGCTACATCCTGCGGGACGGATCACGTTCGAGATCCTCTACCACATCCTGCCCAACTTCGCCGAGGTCACCATGATCGTGGTGCAACTCGCCGCCGGCGAGGACGTAACGGCCTGGTACCCGTTGATTTCCACGCTGCTATTTGGCGCCGTGGTGTACGGAGCGGCCGGTTACCTTTTCGTCCGGCGCGATTATTAA